The following proteins come from a genomic window of Yinghuangia sp. ASG 101:
- a CDS encoding primosomal protein N', translating to MGEQRAGEPNDTPTAPDEAPAEQLEIAVSAARKAAKTAQPKRPPALAAELPVARVVVDKGLAHLDQYFDYAVPETMSDTARPGVRVRVRFGGHVADNRRRGGGLIDAIVVDRLPTSDYPGPLARIERVLSPEPVLPERMLDLARSVADRYAGTLADVLSLALPPRHARVEAEPAAEPRPAPARPDTGTWARYADGPALLDALAAGESPRTVWTALPGPTWPAEIAALMATTLSAGRGALVVLPDGKAVARVDDALTRLLGDGRHIALTADAGPEERYRRWLAVSRGTVKAVIGTRAAMFAPVADLGLVALWDDGDTAHSEPRAPHPHVREVLAVRALREPAAFVVGGLTTSVDAAQLVRSGWAQPVEAPRPEVRAAAPLVRTIGDLDLARDEGARAARLPTMAWDVARRALDTGPVLVQVPRRGYIPRAACRRCREVARCEACAGPLELTDAAGALACTWCGRHQVGWRCAACGSPELRANVVGARRTAEELGRAFPRVPVRTSGRDAVLTSVPDTPALVVATPGAEPVADRGYAAALLLDGWLLLGRPDLRAGEEALRRWLGAAALVRPAPDGGTVVILAEPALRPVQALVRWDPQGYARTELDERAELGLPPVSRMASITGPPAAVAEIMRLIRLPDGTDVLGPVPAAPLPRRPDPATRPRRSGGRAKSAAARAAIHRPPAPPDLWDATRRPDPATSGPPEDDRRERVLLRVTPGRGAELAAALKSVRALWMSRGAPEPVWIRMDPLDIG from the coding sequence GTGGGTGAGCAACGCGCGGGGGAGCCGAACGACACACCGACTGCCCCGGACGAGGCCCCGGCGGAGCAGTTGGAGATCGCCGTGTCCGCCGCGCGCAAGGCCGCGAAGACCGCCCAACCCAAGCGGCCCCCGGCGCTCGCCGCCGAGCTGCCGGTCGCGCGCGTCGTCGTCGACAAGGGTCTCGCGCATCTCGACCAGTACTTCGACTACGCCGTCCCCGAGACGATGTCCGACACCGCCCGACCGGGCGTGCGCGTCCGGGTGCGGTTCGGCGGGCACGTCGCCGACAACCGGCGGCGCGGCGGCGGGCTGATCGACGCTATCGTCGTCGACCGCCTGCCGACCAGCGACTACCCCGGACCCCTCGCCCGCATCGAACGCGTCCTGTCGCCCGAGCCCGTGCTCCCCGAACGCATGCTCGACCTCGCGCGGAGCGTCGCCGACCGGTACGCCGGGACGCTCGCGGACGTGCTCTCGCTCGCCCTGCCGCCCCGGCACGCCCGCGTCGAGGCGGAACCCGCCGCCGAGCCTCGCCCCGCACCGGCCCGGCCGGACACCGGAACATGGGCGCGCTACGCCGACGGGCCCGCGCTGCTCGACGCGCTCGCCGCCGGCGAGAGCCCGCGTACCGTGTGGACCGCGCTGCCCGGCCCCACCTGGCCCGCCGAGATCGCGGCGCTCATGGCCACGACGCTGTCCGCCGGACGCGGCGCGCTCGTCGTCCTCCCCGACGGGAAGGCCGTCGCCCGCGTCGACGACGCGCTCACCCGGCTCCTGGGCGACGGCCGCCACATCGCCCTGACCGCGGACGCCGGGCCCGAGGAGCGCTACCGCCGCTGGCTCGCCGTCAGCCGCGGCACGGTCAAAGCCGTCATCGGCACCCGCGCGGCGATGTTCGCGCCGGTCGCCGACCTCGGCCTCGTCGCGCTCTGGGACGACGGGGACACCGCGCACTCCGAACCCCGCGCGCCCCACCCCCACGTCCGCGAGGTCCTGGCCGTGCGCGCCCTGCGCGAACCGGCCGCCTTCGTCGTCGGCGGGCTCACGACCTCGGTCGACGCCGCCCAACTCGTCCGCTCCGGTTGGGCGCAGCCGGTCGAGGCGCCCCGCCCCGAGGTGCGCGCCGCGGCGCCGCTCGTCCGCACCATCGGCGACCTCGACCTCGCCCGCGACGAGGGGGCCCGCGCCGCGCGCCTGCCCACGATGGCGTGGGACGTTGCCCGCCGTGCGCTCGACACCGGGCCGGTGCTCGTGCAGGTGCCCCGGCGCGGCTACATCCCCCGGGCCGCGTGCCGGCGCTGCCGCGAGGTCGCGCGCTGCGAGGCCTGCGCCGGGCCCCTCGAACTCACCGACGCGGCAGGCGCGTTGGCCTGCACGTGGTGCGGTCGCCACCAGGTCGGCTGGAGGTGTGCCGCCTGCGGGAGCCCCGAACTGCGCGCGAACGTCGTCGGCGCCCGGCGGACCGCGGAGGAGCTGGGGCGCGCGTTCCCGCGCGTGCCGGTACGCACGTCCGGGCGCGACGCCGTGCTCACGTCCGTCCCCGACACCCCCGCCCTCGTCGTCGCCACCCCCGGCGCCGAACCCGTCGCCGACCGCGGCTACGCGGCGGCCCTGCTCCTCGACGGATGGCTGCTCCTGGGCCGCCCCGACCTGCGCGCCGGCGAGGAGGCCCTGCGCCGGTGGCTCGGCGCCGCGGCGCTGGTGCGCCCGGCTCCCGACGGCGGCACGGTCGTCATCCTCGCCGAACCGGCGCTGCGGCCCGTGCAGGCGCTGGTGCGCTGGGACCCGCAGGGTTACGCGCGCACCGAGCTGGACGAGCGGGCCGAGCTGGGCCTGCCGCCCGTCAGCCGCATGGCGTCGATCACCGGGCCGCCGGCCGCGGTCGCGGAGATCATGCGGCTCATCCGCCTCCCCGACGGCACCGACGTGCTCGGCCCCGTGCCCGCGGCCCCGCTGCCGCGCCGGCCCGACCCCGCGACCCGGCCGCGACGGTCGGGCGGTCGGGCGAAGTCGGCCGCCGCCCGGGCCGCGATACACCGCCCCCCGGCGCCCCCCGACCTGTGGGATGCGACCCGCCGTCCCGACCCGGCGACCTCCGGGCCGCCGGAGGACGACCGCCGCGAACGCGTCCTCCTGCGCGTCACTCCCGGCCGCGGCGCCGAACTGGCCGCCGCGCTCAAGTCCGTGCGGGCCCTGTGGATGTCCCGTGGCGCACCCGAGCCGGTGTGGATCCGCATGGATCCCCTCGACATCGGCTGA
- the def gene encoding peptide deformylase has protein sequence MAVQPIRLFGDPVLRTAADPVTVFDKELRVLVKDLTDTMTDAPGAGLAAPQIGVSLRVFTYFVDGEIGHLVNPDLNLTDEEQDGAEGCLSLPGLTFDTKRAFGVVAKGFNMHGDPVTIDGTEMLARCIQHETDHLDGILFIDRLDRENRKAALRAIREAEWAGQAPPTVKVSPHSTFGRAL, from the coding sequence GTGGCAGTCCAACCGATCCGCCTTTTCGGTGATCCGGTGTTGCGAACCGCGGCGGATCCGGTGACGGTCTTCGACAAAGAGCTGCGGGTCCTGGTCAAGGACCTGACCGACACGATGACGGACGCCCCGGGCGCGGGCCTGGCCGCGCCGCAGATCGGCGTGTCGCTACGCGTTTTCACGTACTTCGTGGACGGCGAGATCGGCCACCTCGTCAATCCGGATCTGAACCTGACGGACGAGGAGCAGGACGGAGCGGAGGGCTGCCTCTCGCTTCCGGGGCTCACGTTCGACACCAAGCGCGCGTTCGGCGTCGTCGCCAAGGGCTTCAACATGCACGGCGACCCGGTGACGATCGACGGCACCGAAATGCTGGCCCGGTGCATCCAGCACGAGACGGATCATCTCGACGGGATCCTGTTCATCGACCGCCTCGACCGCGAGAACCGCAAGGCCGCGCTCCGGGCCATCCGGGAAGCGGAGTGGGCGGGGCAGGCGCCGCCGACGGTGAAGGTGTCGCCGCACAGCACCTTCGGAAGGGCGCTCTGA